aacgttagctttgtTGTGTTAGCTGCAGCATGGTTAGCATCCACAGCAgctagctagcaggctaacCTTCCCCCGAGTCACACTGAAGGTAGAGTTATAACTATCTCTGCAAATGACACACAGCAGTCTTGACGCTTTAAAATGACTGGTAATAAATCGTGGTTACCTTTGTTTCCACTACTTTATCATTCAGGAGAAGCTGATATTCCCCGGATGTAAATAAACTGCTTCGTCGGTCAGATGTGAGGCGAGTCTCTGGTGTCAACCGGAGCTGCTGCCCCCGTGTGGTGGAGCCGCGTTACTACAACTGTGATTTAGGAAAaactgttaaagaaaaaaaataagacaagaaaTTCACAAGATATAATTGGTAAATTACACGAAATAAGTTATTTCAAATGAGAGTAGTCAGCTATGTATGGTTGATACTTAATTAGTTACATAATTAGTTAATCCTGGACAAAATAATGCCTTTCTTACAGCATGCACTGTATATAATCTTCACCAACAGCATGAAGCTGTCAGTGTGCAAATGTTTTATctgatcattttaatgttaaatccGTGTGCTTTTATGTTAATTGTTGAAACTCTGCATTGCTGCTACTCTTGGCCAGGTCTCCCTTGTAAAAAAGATATTTGGTCTTAGTGGAACACAACTAGTTAaataaggttaaataaaaacaacaaccaaaaaatgGACTTATTAATAGTGAGAAGGACCCTTACCTTAACTGGTACTCACTTTCTGTatatgtcttttgttttgtgaatataCTGGGAAATGCGTCATTAAAGAAAAACTTATATGTTTGCAGTTAACTTCAGGCAGAATAAAGGCTGAAAAGGTTAGCTGCCTCTGGGAACTTCAAGTCCTGCCTGCTCAAAGTTCTGCACACTGATATTAAAGAAAATCCAGGATTTAAAAGGTATGGCTCTTCGTACTGAATCACAGCCATCTGGCTTTTGGTCCCATTTTTCCAAAGTGGAAAAATGAGTGGTATTCAGGCTGAGCTGCTCCTGCCTGCATTCACAAAAGTGCGTGAGGGAGGAGGATGCAGTGTTCTATCTTTCAgcaataataaaagaataatgaTTATGAAAATACGACTTCAAAACTGCCTTTGGGTCATTTTGTGGCTTTTGTTTGTGCTGCAAGGTGAGTAGACAGACGATCTTTTAACAGGACTGTGATGAGGAAAGACATTTTTGGGTTGTTAAATTATGATACTGCATGCACTGGTCAACAGGTGTCAATGTTTATAGCCACTTACAgtttctttgcattttaattatgttaCAGTTGAACTTCAGTATCTTATTCTTTAGATGCAGCTGCAGGCACAAGACCAACTGCTGAAAAAACTGTCTCATCTGTCTCTGATGCAAACCTGATGTTTGAGGTATTTTAATTTAGAGTTAACAGAAGTCTACATGCAGCTAAATCAAATATTGTGCCATATTCTAACCGCAGTTAgtgatgtatttacatttttccatcCTGTATGCAGATCTTGCTGGGCGGAGTAGAGATCGACCGGGACAACAACATTGTCCTGCTCGACGCAGAGCTGGCATCGATGAGGCATGGGCGGGCTTTTCTTTCTCAGATCAATGACGACATTCCCAGAAGTGTGAGCTCCATGCTGCACATGGTGACCACACTAGAGGGTGAAAGGAGGGGACGTCCGCTGGCTCAGGATCAGTTTGACAGTCTGGTCCTGAGCATGGTGTACTCTGCCCAGCAAGCCTGGCATCAGGAGAGAAACGAGGAACAAAAGGACTGGAGTGAAGTGTTCCTCCAGCTGGCAAACATCACAGTCTATGAACTACGTGGAAGCCATCTCTTCAGTTATGCATGATTCACAAACTGTCATTCTGTATGAGATGACCGTTTATGAGATAAACATATATGCAATAAATCACTTGCCCTGAATCTTCCTGTGATGTGTATTCATAATAATGCTCGTGGTTGAAGATTGGTGAAATAAGAAGCCAACCGTGTatgaaacatgaacatttttattaaagtacAGTAGAAAAACACTTTACAAACAAGCTTTTAAAATCCACAGTTTACTTCTTCCTCGTCtgcgtttgtttttgtttggtatGAACAGTCTTGGTCTCCAATTCTTCCAGAGAAGCCAGTTTCTTCTTGAGCTTTGCGTCCATAGCAGGAGCTCTCCTGTCCCTGCTGGAGCGCTGCCGACTCCTCTGCTGGCCTCTTAAACTGTCCGACGAGGTCGAGGTCTCCTCCTCCGCTCTGGGCCGATCATCGTTCAGTGACTTGTCTCTATCCCACACCAGCACCGTCAAACCTGTGAGTAAACAATAAGCAGCTTGAGTGACACACTTTGACCTTTATTCACTGAACTGGTTGGATCAAATTGTACAATCTAtccaaaaatgtgcttttgaaaTACTCACCCATTCCAGATCCAATGATGTCACCCATCGGGTTGAATTTGTTGATCTGGAAATAAATAGATATCCGTGTTAATAACTAAAGTATtcaagtcaaaatgttttttccgGTGTTTTAAAAGCACACACTTACAGATTTGATTCCTGAGGCACTGGGATCTTGCAGCTGACACACAAGCTCGGCTGTGTTGGAGTCAAAGACGTCGATGGTCCTCTGATCTCCAGGGCAAACCCGGTCATCGGGGTAGCGGCCCGCCACGATGAGGTCATAGACAGGGTGCCATGTGGCCTACAGAACAATAATAACAGCTTTCACAAATGTTATCCTAACACTACATATTGATTCTCCCCGGCATGTCTCTTCAAATACCACCTGACCcattattaaatacaaatgttatgATGTCCGTGTCTTGCTTTTTTATGCCGTTTGTGTCCATGCATCGATCATTTGTGCAACTACACTGTTtgctagtttgtttttttggttgtcATGATTCCTCAGATTAAGTTACAGAAGGGAACATACACATCTAGGGAGTAAACAAACCTTGATGGGTGTGAGATGCTGGAACTGTCTGTGTGGATGTTGGATGATATGTTGAGGCTTCGACCAATCGGGAGAGGAGTAGACCCGGATCTGGTCGTACTGATCGGTGGTGAGCAACTTGGAGCAGTCCAACGGGTTGAAATAGGCTGTGAGGAGACAACAGGACCAgctttacaaaataatataGATTTTCTTTACTACCTGCCCATAACAACTGTGCTACTTCACAACTATCTTTATACTAGGAATATTGTACAAATGTTgcagaatattttaataatcCAATGTATGTGGCAAAGAAGGCAAGCTGATACTGAATAAGTACGAAAGAGTTGTTAGCATGAGAGTGTTACCGGAGTTGACGGCTTTCTCATGAGGCATCTCGTGGAGGAAGCTCTTCTTGTCTTTGATGTTTCTCAGGTCCCAAAGTTTCACGGTGTGGTCGACTGAGGCCGTCGccaacaaccaatcacagcagGAGTTGAACTCTGCATGGGTCACTTTGGCTTTGTGCAGCTTGTCACTGAAAATCTACAACAtcaaaagagaataaaaaatgcattaacaataaaaatacaaaccttTCAAATTCCTTATACAGTGTCTATTTGCACTAAGGTGAGAAGAGTCACATGGCAGATATTTGGCTATTTACAATTTTACTTTACCTAATTAAGCAAAAGTTAGCTAGCTGAAAGGATTTCTGACAAATTGAGTAGTAGTGgtataaagagcgacaaagtaTGTTGAATGAGTACATTGAGCTGAATGAATCGGTCAAATTTGGTGCTGTCACACAGGAAACTAGGGTTTGAGTCCTGAGAGAAGTCTATTTTTACATATAAGGATTAgactacaaaactacttggttatgtttattaaaaatatacatagcTGTCAGGCTAAATAAACAGTGTTAAATGATGTCCGGGTCGGGTGTTGCTAGCATTGCTGGCTTCTGACACCTAGGTGCTAGCATCTACCTTCATTATATTGGCTTGTTTGATAAACACTGATTCTCTTTATTGGCcagaacacaacaaacaaaatacattagAATGACTTAAATGATATACTTCATTGGGAAATGGACTCAAACCTTTTGGCCGTCCAAACCCAGGAGTGTAAGTTGTCCCACATTGTCTCCGGTCACAAGCATCTGTCGACTTACAGACACATCCACACAGCAGAACCAGTAACTgtaagaaacagagaaaaaggtGAGGTCACTGGATAGAACAGATGAAAAAGTAAACAGGGATGAAGCTAAAGATCCCATAGTGCAAcaataaatgtatgatttatgattttttttaaatgtctaaattaatgattacaaatgtgtttatattcacAGGATGTAAACTAATTAAATATCACAAGCagaatacatgaataaatgtaatattcctTGCTGTCCAGTGAAATCTATTTCCTTAATTGGtgaatttaaatttttcactccaaaaaacacaaactatctAAGGGATGCAGTGTTAATACTATTTAAGAGTTGTAACTgtggtttttttctgatttcatGAAAAGTTTAAATGTTGGAGATGCAAACATTACACTTCAGCATAACAGCATTAACACACAGCATCTCTTTGAGCTGAGCATCAGTCTTCTTTGCAGGTTTCTCACCAAACATTGTGGTGCTCGTGGCCACAGTCTTGAGTTCTGGACAGAACGGTGGGCGTGCGGCCCTCAAAGCTCTGCACGGTCAATGTGCCCTCACCAGAAGCCACGTAGACTTTGGAAAGGTCCGTCGGGCAAAATTTCATCCCTCCAATAAAGTCTCCTGCTCCGTTCTGTGCACAGGAACACAAACGCaggcctatcacagggcagttATCAGCACCACACAGATGTTTAGCATTAAACCAATAAAGGCCACCTGATAAGAAGACTGATGCTCAGGTCTATAACTCTCTTCAGTTGTAGCTTAGAGGAAACAGACCATGTCTTACTTCAGAATGTCTGTGTTGGCAAACACTGTTAAAGTCGTCCCATTGAAATCTCGCAGTGCTGTCACACCCCGCATAGACGAGGTGAACAGCTGAGTGGGATTTAACTTGTTAAACTTCATGTCTGTTACTGAGTCTCCGATCCCCATCTAGGCAGAGAACCAATAAAAAGGGTGTCGTCATGTAAATCTTATTTCCACAGTTTAGAGAATAAATCACAGCCTCTAGATGTCCTCAAAGTGTTGCATCATTTAAAAaggagcatttttattttttttaattgcacgACCCCACACAGGTCATTCGAGCATCTGGTGCAGGAACTCACCCCttgaagaaatactttttttgcgGGTGCCTCAAAATCCCACAGATATATGTCACCGCCCTTAGAGCCAACAGCCAGAGTGGTGGGATGAGTGGGATGCCACTCCAGACAGGTGATCCTCCGGTTGAAGGGGCTGGTAGCTCCTTGGAAATGATAGGACGACAGCGAGCGAACAAAAGGTTCCTGCAGACACTGGAAGAGACAACAGAGTTAAATGAGCAACTGCATCCTGGAGAGGTAATCTATATGTTTCTACTCCAAAGAAAATGATGTCAATACATTTGGAGAACTATACATCCACATACAGCCATGTCATGCATGTTCACCGGTCTCACCTGTCTCATCTGTGAGTGGAGACTCTGTCCCAGAGTGCTCCTGTAGATGTAGTGCAGGATGCTCCCATACGCTCCTCTCCTCTGAACTCCTGCAGACTTAACAGGAGGCCCTGCAAGACCAATCAACTGTCATGGCAAGAACATTTTCACCTGCAAAGTACCTGAAGCTGTCCTGTCTGCCACTTCTGCACACCTTGTTTGGATGTTTCTCCATCTTTTCTGGTTCGGAGTTTCTTGGAGAGAGTTGGAGCAGAACTTTCCCCGGTTCTTTTCCTCAGTTTAGCCTTTGATTCAGATGCATCTGCGGACTTCGTCggtcttgttttcatttttcccccttaaaaaaataatttcttataTTACTGCACAACAACACTTACTCATTTAGCAGCAACAGTGGTGTTGAACCCAGAGTGCATACCTGTGAGGTTCAGTGTTTATTACCGCAGGTTGGGAGCAGAAGGTGTGTTTGCATAACGCAGCCGTGGACTGTGTTTCATAACGTTTGTGGTTCCAGCTGGAGGGGTTTCTTCTTTCACTTTATTGTAGGATTTCCATACATATGAATAGCTGCCTACCGCCACCTACTGTACTGAGGGATCTAGTTTAACAAAGTCTgtagaatgaaagaaaaaacaaagaaaaaaaagaataattgcatattaaaatattatacaaaATACTCCTGTGTTGATTAAGAAACATattacctataataataataataataataataataataataataataataataataataataataataataataataataatagcaataatagtACTggtaagtattattattattattattattattatagatgaTAAGCATGGACTGTATGTAAGAAAGTTTATTTGCACAGCttacaaaacataaatacatgacatattaagataagataagataagataatcctttattagtcccgcagcggggaaatgtacaggattacagcagcagagaggatagtgcaaacaagagacatagtaaaagaaacaagatcaaaaataagtattataaataagcaaatgagcaatagaaaaacagtaaaaaaaacagtaaagaatccacagtaactgaaatagtatatatacagacagaaactgttATAACTATTCAATTGCACAGTGTGTTTAATGGATAAAAAACGAGTTGTAATGGTGAACTAGCACAGATGTTCTTTTCATTCGCATTTGTATcatatgcaaa
This is a stretch of genomic DNA from Anoplopoma fimbria isolate UVic2021 breed Golden Eagle Sablefish chromosome 19, Afim_UVic_2022, whole genome shotgun sequence. It encodes these proteins:
- the LOC129108914 gene encoding protein FAM180B produces the protein MIMKIRLQNCLWVILWLLFVLQDAAAGTRPTAEKTVSSVSDANLMFEILLGGVEIDRDNNIVLLDAELASMRHGRAFLSQINDDIPRSVSSMLHMVTTLEGERRGRPLAQDQFDSLVLSMVYSAQQAWHQERNEEQKDWSEVFLQLANITVYELRGSHLFSYA
- the ddb2 gene encoding DNA damage-binding protein 2 isoform X1, yielding MKTRPTKSADASESKAKLRKRTGESSAPTLSKKLRTRKDGETSKQGPPVKSAGVQRRGAYGSILHYIYRSTLGQSLHSQMRQCLQEPFVRSLSSYHFQGATSPFNRRITCLEWHPTHPTTLAVGSKGGDIYLWDFEAPAKKVFLQGNGAGDFIGGMKFCPTDLSKVYVASGEGTLTVQSFEGRTPTVLSRTQDCGHEHHNVCYWFCCVDVSVSRQMLVTGDNVGQLTLLGLDGQKIFSDKLHKAKVTHAEFNSCCDWLLATASVDHTVKLWDLRNIKDKKSFLHEMPHEKAVNSAYFNPLDCSKLLTTDQYDQIRVYSSPDWSKPQHIIQHPHRQFQHLTPIKATWHPVYDLIVAGRYPDDRVCPGDQRTIDVFDSNTAELVCQLQDPSASGIKSINKFNPMGDIIGSGMGLTVLVWDRDKSLNDDRPRAEEETSTSSDSLRGQQRSRQRSSRDRRAPAMDAKLKKKLASLEELETKTVHTKQKQTQTRKK
- the ddb2 gene encoding DNA damage-binding protein 2 isoform X2; its protein translation is MKTRPTKSADASESKAKLRKRTGESSAPTLSKKLRTRKDGETSKQGPPVKSAGVQRRGAYGSILHYIYRSTLGQSLHSQMRQCLQEPFVRSLSSYHFQGATSPFNRRITCLEWHPTHPTTLAVGSKGGDIYLWDFEAPAKKVFLQGMGIGDSVTDMKFNKLNPTQLFTSSMRGVTALRDFNGTTLTVFANTDILNYWFCCVDVSVSRQMLVTGDNVGQLTLLGLDGQKIFSDKLHKAKVTHAEFNSCCDWLLATASVDHTVKLWDLRNIKDKKSFLHEMPHEKAVNSAYFNPLDCSKLLTTDQYDQIRVYSSPDWSKPQHIIQHPHRQFQHLTPIKATWHPVYDLIVAGRYPDDRVCPGDQRTIDVFDSNTAELVCQLQDPSASGIKSINKFNPMGDIIGSGMGLTVLVWDRDKSLNDDRPRAEEETSTSSDSLRGQQRSRQRSSRDRRAPAMDAKLKKKLASLEELETKTVHTKQKQTQTRKK